aatgatggctgggataggctccagaacacccgcgatccccgtggggactaagcggttcagaaaatggatggatggatagatggatggatgtttactCATGAATGCACAGATCACTTTGCTACGCACCATCTATTTTGACTTACAAGCTAACTAGTGAGGCTCAAAATGGTACCTTAGTACACGTTCACTAGCTGGTGTAATTTTAACCTCACTTGTCAACTAGTGAAACGTGTTTTCTTTCTTGTGAATTAGTTCAGTCCAGAGTGACTAGTTAAACGGATATACGCAGATAGTGAACAAATAAGGCATTTTGACTTACTAGTCAGACCGAGTGAGTCAGAAAGGAAAATCCCTTTGCATTTACTAGTTCATTAGTTAACATTTTGAACCCCACAAGTCAGATAGTGAGGCTGGGAAGATCCCAACTAATGGTACTAGTGGACATACATATTCCTTACTAGTGAACTAGTGAGCAATTCCGAACTTGACAAGTGAAAtagtgagataaaaaaaaaaaaaacatacctggtGCAACCAGTGTACCTTTGCATGATGTCAACATGTAAACTGTAGGATATGACCACCAGTATcatgttccaacattttttactcatctttttaatcaatttgcttGTGACCAATAAAGAGATTACACTGTGAGGTCAAAATGTGACACATGCGCGTAAAATGTCTTTTTAGCTTACATGTTCACTAGTAAGTCAATTTTGAAGCTTTTTAGTCAGCCTACACTGCCCACGATGCATAGGACAGGGAGTATTACCTTTAAACAGCTAATTATGATGCATTTCGTCCGagaaggttttattttgaaaatattactGTTGTATGTAGGTCTacaattattattcattttaactGCCGCGACTatgcatttaatttaaaaattacTATTGTATCTttttctgcacttttttttaatttttatttttttttaattttaactgCCGCGACTATGCAGTTAGGATGTGtgcataaacaaaaataaatgggaTCAGTCACGTGATGTCCGAAGTTCTTTTGGCAAGGTGTGGGACACAACCtttttgcattttgaatatgttttcatttcatgagACCTGGACTATGAATGGTCCTTCCCTGGAAAAAATAAGCATTTAAAGCAATGGTTATTAGAGTGACTCCGGCCGAAtcagccactacaggttagttaaaggccatatcatagaaatgtgtctttaaacgtgtcttaaatttttctactgaggtagcagttctaatatccattggtagggcattccaaagctctggagcccgaatagaaaatgctctcgaccaggggtcaccaacacggtgcccgtgggcgccaggtcgcccgtgaggacagcatgagtcgcccgcaggactgttctaaaattagctcaaatagcagcacgtgtctgtgagctgcatctatttattttacagtcaaacctcgtttTCCGAACGTCCatgttctcgaacaaatcggaatttgaacaaaaaattcgagatttttttgcttcggttgttgaacaAGATTTGGAGGTCGAACTTCAcgtgatgagccgggaggaccagagaaaacccgaccgcgcggcccggatgccgactgacttcgtagttattgtattttcgttactttgaggattgtattaaccccttatcatgcttccaaagaaagcaagtgggagcagtaaagccatcctaaaacacaaagacgctcttaaagcaatgcgacagtgagcgcccggccggCTCGCTGTGGTTGCGCGAtcggctccatctagtgtggaaactgagaagctgagctcaagcttcttgtgcgggccatattcaattatgttttcagaatttgctgcgggccaataaaaactggaccgttagtttggacacccctaatttagagcaaagaactgtgtagtctgcctgatgccattgcctttggtcttttctgttccacatgtagagttatgtagcttgttaagtcaaccataatatcggatcggtatcgggtatcgaccgatatgcaaagccacggcatcggtatcggaactgaaaaagtcggatcggtgcatctctaacacatagtgaaagctaaattgagcaaattggctatttcagaagtgtgtgtcaaactggtagccctttgccttaatcagtatccaggaagtagctctcggtttaagaaaggttggtgacccctgctctagaccctgcagacattttcttggccctctgtgtcgctaaaagagtagcgttttgcgaacgaaggttacgagacggaacataaggaacaactaggtcgacgagatatgaaggcgctaagccatgcagggaTTTAtatgttaatagaagaaccttgaagtcgcatcttaaatggaccgggagccagtgtaagttggctaatattggggtaatgtgataacattttcttgtccgtgagagcagccttgcagcagcattttgtactaactgtagacttttgaagcGGGActaaggaagaccagagaataataaattacagtagtccaggcgcgacttgacaaacgcatgtataatagtagcattgaaaactaatattatatttacgtataatGTCCCCAAgctgaatcatataaatattaaatagaattggtcccagtaccgatccctgtgggacaccactcgtaacattatagagctccgaggacgtattgccatggaccactcggtgcgtcctgtctgatagataggaatagaaccagcctagtgctgaccctgaaataccaacacaacttttaagacgccctaataaaatatcgaagtctacagtgtcgaaggcagcactgagatcaagtagtaacagtacagatgaagtgtttgaatccatagctgtgaggagatcgttagtcactttagcaagtgctgtctcagtggaatgattagctctaaaaccagactgaaaagagtcatatcgattattggcgaccatgtaatcaataagctgctgcgctactactttttcaagaagttttggtatgaatgggaggtttgaaactggcctataattactgagaccatccgggtcaagatttggtcgcttaagtaacggtttaatgatagcggttttaaaggctgttggcactatcccagaagagacagacagattgattatatttaagacggatggtcctaaaatttgaaataattcttttagTTTGGCTGGAAAAGGGTCGagcaaacatgttgtttgtttagccgcactaaccaattgtgtaagcctttcaagggacacgcttttaaaatttgagagggttattgcatgatcatcagcgctggtaaacggcggtctcgactgagcgattggaatggtattcttgatctcgtccctaatggattcaatcttgagcaaaacatttcataaactcgtcagctgagtggaaggaactatcggggttcGGCTGGTGTAGAGTCagttttgccactgtatcaaataggtgtttagggttgtttttattgagattaataacttgcaaaaaatacagagtttttgctaagataagcgaatctttatatttcaggaggctatcctgccatgcctgatggaaaacctcaagtttgagtAAACGccgtctgcgctcatgctttcgacataattgcttaagcgtacgcgtttcatctgtgaaccacggagtaggcaatctacggcgagttttcagacgtaacggcgccacagagtcaatggaatttaacaatgtcgcattgaattcatttgtaagattatcaatagagccgatgtatgcgggaaatatggcggttgccggcgacagtaactcagggcagttgcagtcatggagttaaaattacggctcctataattctgattgctctcttgtctttgacaaggaactaaaatttcaaattttattaagtaatgatcagacagaacagtagtgtatggcagtactgctacatttgaggttgcaagtcctcgggataattccagatctaaggtatttccattttTATGCGTTGCtacctgtacggcttgcgtaaaaccaaacgtatcagttaaagtctgaaacgccgaagtaagtggctctgacggtaaattcatgtggatgttgaaatcgcccatgataattatattatccgcattggttactagatcagccacgaattctgaaaattcatccaggaagccagagtaagcccagggtggacggtaaacaaccacaagataaaatgacggtaaagcggtggatcggacagtgagaacttcaaatgtttcaaatacgttgatcgaacgaggcctaaatctaagctcgaaatttgagatgagggcgacacccccaccctttttttgaGGACACTCCACATGCGAGctgaaaatttggaggcgaggcctcgttaagcggcagcagttcattaggttttaaccaggtctcgcagagaccaaaaacgtttagattatgttccgtgatgaggtcattaacgagaagtgctttcgtatgaagcgatctaatattcattaaacctagtttaagtgtaatcggtccatcagggtgcgtatctatcgaaggatttttaaacgagatgcgagtaagattgtgttctctaggcctgacatcacctctcaaatgtttgcagTGGGACAATCCGACCGTgggaatttgatagtaaatatttgttacacatgtaaaatgatctgaaacaggcaccatTTCATCCGCAAAACTTAAACTATTAAACCAGAAAACCCGCGGTCCAATAGGGCGTACTGTCCTGTGTAGAGCAGAACAAACAGATTCAATATTTTGTCATGTAATGTTGTACCCTCGTGGTCTTCAGGCCAATGTTCATCTCGAATCCTTTTGAGGCTTTGGACAAGTTGAAGTTGAACAAGGTCTCTAGTCTATACAATTCATTAGTGATCGAAGTAGTTCAATGAGTTTGATTAGCGATTAGTTGTTGATGACTCGATTAATTGTAGCACTTGTAAAGTGGACATGCTATTGCGTTAGCTCTTTGTTGAGTGTTGTTGCGTGTCTTTCATGTACATATGTATGCTGTAGTCAGCCATGCGCCACAACTCCTCGTCCAGCCGAAGAAAAGGCGGCAATCCACGCCGCCGTCCTCCGCAGCCACTGCCTGGGCCATCCCCCAGTGTGCAATGCACATCCTCTGCGGCAGCCCCCAGACGGCGCCACCCGCCACAGTCACCGCAGAGGGCATCCCCCAGAGGGCGCCGCCCGCCGCAGTCACAGCAGCCGGGCCCATCTGGGAATAGTGAGCTCACTGCGCCGTTGTTCCATTTTGATGGCACGTTGCTAAAGGTTTTTGTATTTCCAGCTCAGCCACCTGCGCCGGCGCCCAGGAGGCGAAGGTACCGGCCAGGGACCAAGGCCCTAATGGAGATCCGCAAGTTCCAGAAGAGCACAGAGCTCCTCATCAGGAAAGCGCCCTTCTCTCGCCTGGTAAGGTGTTACCAGCTCACACGTTAGCCCGTAAGCTTGTCAGATCATTGCCTTGACATGTAGCCACCCTCCCACACACCCAGGTCCGTGAGGTGTGCCAGTCATATGGCAGAAGTGCCCTCAGATGGCAGGTCTTCGCCCTGATGGCCCTTCAGGAGGTAAAGTCGCCGGGGAGGTCCAAATGTCATACTAAAGTCTCTATCCTACTGAGCGACCAAGAATTGCGAGTGTTTTCAAATGGAGTGATTACTGCATTTTCGTTATGGTTTGTCAAAGGTCGCAAACGTTCGACAAACAGTGACCAAACGTTTGGCAAATGTTCACCTGTACTTTTCTTCCACGCGGGGGAAATTTTGAACAGGGAGTTTTTTACATGTTCAAAATTTTATTGCGACAACAAGAACTTCCTAAAAAGGTCGGTGAACATTTGGGACATTGAACGATCCCTGACCAACTTTGGCGTGTACGCAAGTGACAATCGGTGATGCCCCATTTCCGCCTGCCGACTCTCTGCAACCCAAAATATTCCGCTGCCCTTGCCGACGCCGGACGCAGCGGGACACTCGGGCCGGGTTACACATTGACGACTTGTTGGGATCTTTACAGGCGGCTGAGGCCTTATTGGTGTTGCTGTTCTCTGATGCCAACCTGTGCGCCATCCACGCCAAGCGGGTCACCATTTTTCCCCGCGATCTCCAGCTGGCCCGACGGATCCGCGGGCAAGATTTCTGATTAAGATGATAGCCGCGTGGTGACTCAAACGTTTCACAGTGACCACTCGACACAACCCAACCTTTGTAGTTGAAATCGACTTAAATACTGTTGTTTGCAGGGATTGTGTTTTATATATAGTgaagtgtttgtgttttatatctAAAGTTATGTGACAAGAGTGGATAATTTCTTGGCCCTGCCCACTTCATCTCCAGGCAACCAATTATGTGAGTGCTAAGCTTCACTCTGTAGTGTCATCCACGCGCGTCACCGTTTTTCCCCGCGACATCCAGCTGGCCTGATGTACCCGCGGGCAAGATTTCTGATTAAGATGATAGGCCCATGGTGACTCTAACGTTTCACGGTCACCACTCGACTCAACCCAACCTGTATAGTAGAAATCCTCTTCCATTACTGTTtgcagtgtttgtgttttatcGATAGTGCAGTGTTTCTGTTCTGTATATAAAGTTCCGTGATGTGTGTTCATCGTAAGACAAAGTAttttcattaaaatacaaatatttctaaaaaacaaaatatttttggtacTATTGAGAGCTTACCTAAGtaaatttttttacatcagaaaaataaacatttcaatatTATTGTGCGGTTAGTTGTTAATCTTGATGTGAATTGAATGAGCAAACACTAACAAACAAAACTAATTTATCTATTGAGGCACAATATTACATTACAGTGTCAATATTGTAGTCGACCACTCCAGATTGCCCGTAGGTTGTGGTTTTGAGCTCGAAAGGTtgcctgtgtgccctgcaattggcgttcggggtgtcccccgcctactgcccgaagtctGCTGGGTTAAGCTCCAGCATACCAGCGAAGCTTGTGTCaaaaagcagttcagaaaaacgatggatagatagatagatggatggatattatagtaccgttattttctttattacgTTGTGTCGCAGACCCGAGCCGATCTGAACCACCGAGTCAATGTGGTTGTCAAGCCTGAAGCCATCCGTGTGTGAAATAGGGTAATGAGATATAAAGTCATTAAAAAAGTCCCAATAAtcgccacacacacatctgggtgtggtgaaatttgtcctctgcatttagccCATCCCCgtatgattttgatccatcccatgggggagaggggagcagtgagcagcagcggtgctgcgctcgggaatcatttgatgatctaaccccccaattccaacccttaatgctgagtgccaagcagggaggcaatgggtcccatttttatagtctttggtaggacccggccggggtttgaacccacaaccttccaatcTCATGCCGGACACTCCACCACTTGGCCACTgagcttttttatttatttttttctaaaacatccatccatccattttctgtaccgctctctccccacgggggtcgcgggcgtgctggagcctatcccagccgtcatcaggcagtaggcgggggacaccctgaaccggttgccagccaatcgcaaggcacacagagacaaacaaccatttgcactcacactcatacctagggacaatttggagtcttcaatcggcctaccaagcatgtttttgggatgtgggaggaaaccggagtgcccggaggaaacccacgcgggcccagagagaacatgcaaactccacacagggagggccggaggtggaatcgaacccgcaccctcctaactgtgaggcggacgcgctacccagtgcgtcaccgagccgcccctttctaaaacaaagtaaagaaaaaaaagatccacaCTCTATTCCAGAAGATGGCGGTAATGCACCTAAGGTTGTTTGCTACCGCtacaaaacaagaagaagacaTTACCCACTCTACAACTAGCACTTGAAAATAATTGCCGTGTCAAAATTCACAGGCTGAATGTTGTTGTAACGTCGGTGTGTGTTGTGATCTCGCAACATGAACAACGTGGcttcatttgtgttgatttgGAGTCACGTCACCTCTGCCGGTAAGATCGCGAACTAAAGAGAAAATGTTAATGAATGTTAGAAACACACAGTCTTAGTAAAGTTTTCGAACAACCTTGGCGCACACGGTACCTTGTGTGTCCTAACCACAGCTAGTTTCCAGTCATGACTGTCCGTATGTTAGACATGAAATCAGGCTTTTGAGTAATCATGAATTTGCTAATGCCTCCATAGCCATAGAAATGAAGTCAGGCATCAGCCACAACGTCATTTCTTATTCAATGCTGGTTTATTACCGCTGCGATGCAGTGCTGGCTCTAcgcaggggagggagggggcaacgccccctcaaaaagatgtcctgccccctcaaatcaaacttttagaagtgaaaaatccgctgatagaaacacacgttaatcggccacctctcttctctcatgtcacCAGACACCAGGAAGTAACCGTTGCGCATCAGACTTTGCAGGAACCCCGCTTGGGATCTCAACAGCAAACCATTGTTCTTACAATAagattttcttcttgttttattttcattgttcGGGAGCTTTCATTGAGGAGCGATCTTGTCGACGAGCGATCACGCCGAGGCTTCTTCCCTGTCGGGAAGTCGCCGAGCCACCAAACATCGGAGCCTTCCAGCGCCATCGGCTCCGCGGCCGGCGTTGGATTTTGCTCCAGCGAGTCCAGACCCGTGGCCCCGCtggggttcctcccggcgccatcagactcgcggcAGCATTAGGGTCCCACTCCAGCGTTGCCGGATTCGCGGCCGTCGCCGGACTTCGAGCCAGAAACGCTGGACCCGCGGCCGTTGCCGGACTCCGTCCCAGCAACGCCGGACCTGCGGACGTCGGCGGACTGCGTGCCAgcaacgccggacccgcggccttCACCGGACCTCTACCCACCTGCGCCGGACCAGCGATCATCCCCTCAGGAGCCCAGCTACCACCTGGCCCAGTAGGCAAACGCCATCAGCCCCACGAGGACACCCACCATCAGGCCTAGTAGGCTAACACCACCAGCCCAGGAGGAGAGCTACCATCAGGTATAGGTTGATAGCCGTGATGGCCATGAAAGTGCTTCAGAAGGACATGGAGGAGCTGAAGTTATCAATGAAAGTGATGTCTTCAAATGTGGAAACTATAATGAGGCAACAGGCGATTATTACAGAGCTGATGGGAGAGGTGAAGCAGCTCAAACAATTaaacattgaacaaaataagaaaattgtCAGCCTGGAAAATAGATTAGACAATTTGGAGCAGTACTCAAGAATGAGCGATGTCATCATCACAGGTTTAAGGATCAAACCACGGACCTACCACCAGGCTGTGAAAGGCCTTGCTTCAGAGGATAATCCTGAACATGAGGAGACAACAGAGGAGAAGGTAAAAAGTTTCCTCCAGAGTAAAGACATCGCCATTGACATTGTTAATATTGAGGCATGCCACACTCTGCCAACTAAGAGTCTAAAAAGTAAGCCTGTCATACCATCTATAATTGTCCGATTTACAAACAGGAAAAGTAAGATAAATCTGCTCAAACAAGGTAGAAAACCAAAAGGCACGAACGTGTACATTAATGAACACCTCACCAAGAAAAATGGTGAAATAGCTAAGAAAGCAAGAGATCTTAAGAAAAGCGGTAAAATACAGTCCACTTGGACTGCTGGTTGTAAGGTGTTCATCAAACCAGTTGGGGCAGCAGAAAGTTCTCATGGTCTCTGCATCAGTGCCATAGAGCAACTTAAGAGGTATGAAAAAGACTAGTAACCTGTACATTATTCTGCTGAACCTTAAGTTGTGGTACCTTTAGATCATGGAATGTAAAAAACCTGGTGAAATTATCAACCCACCATGAACCGTActgactagagatgcaccgatccgatatctggatcggatatcggccccgatatcaacaaaatagatggatcgggtatcggacaatacagccgatctgtgagccgatactttccttaatctattgggacgcgggctacgtcatacgtcagcagcacgtgtgccgcatgccacgagagttttctaaacaaacgcaaacatggagcgaacgttcgcttctcttccccgggttgccaagcggacgtcaaaccctgcgcgttcgcttctcttcgggttgctgatgggacgtcaaaggctgcgttttcgcttctctcccgaatggggggggggcggaggctaatcggatgtcaaacgctgcgtgtttgcttctcttccgggggggtgttaatgggacgtcaaacgctttgtgtggcgggctccatctagtgtggaaactgagaagctgagctcaagcttcttgtgcgggccatattcaattatgttttcagaatttgctgcgggccaataaaaactggaccgttagtttggacacccctaatttagagcaaagaactgtgtagtctgcctgatgccattggctttggtcttttctgttccacatgtagagttatgtagcttgttaagtcaaccataatatcggatcggtatcgggtatcgaccgatacgcaaagccgcggcatcggtatcggtatcggtatcggaactgaaaaagtcggatcggtgcatctctagtactGACCAATGCCTTTCTTTTCCAACTGATGTGTTTAACAAATAAGCACTGATAACTGAAAATGAAGaacttgatttgaaaacatttgacttcaCTGACCATAAGGGATTTGACATAGAGAACAATATTGATCCTGTGAATAACGTCTTCATCAACTACACTCAAAGGAACAGCAAATACTATACTGTAGAGCAATTTAACAAGAATGTAACAACAAATAGAGCAatatcaattatacattttaatagTAGGAGCCTGAAAGCAAACATCTCTAAGATCAAACAATGTTTAAAAGATATGAATAATCCGTTTACTGTAATTGCAATATCTGAAACCTGGTTAAAGGAAGATCAGTCTGAAAATATTGACATAGAGGGGTATGAGAGTTATACATTAAATAGGAAGGTAAAAAGATGTGGAGGAGTTGCTCTATTCGTAGATAAAAATTATAAGGGTAAGATAGTAAGAAGTATGTCTTAAGCAATAGATAATATTATGGAATGTATTACAAttgaaatagaaatggaatCATCCAAAAACATTCTGGTAAGCTGTGTATACAGATGTCCAGGTTCATGTATCGAGACATTTAGTGAACTATTATCAGGAATGTATGAAAGGAAAATCTATACGAAAATGGTGTACGTCTATGGCGATTATAATATAGATCTATTGAACCCACTTCAGCTGACTCCAGTAACAGAATTTATTAACTTAATGTACAGTATGAGTCT
The window above is part of the Syngnathus typhle isolate RoL2023-S1 ecotype Sweden linkage group LG7, RoL_Styp_1.0, whole genome shotgun sequence genome. Proteins encoded here:
- the LOC133157248 gene encoding histone H3-like centromeric protein A, translated to MRHNSSSSRRKGGNPRRRPPQPLPGPSPSVQCTSSAAAPRRRHPPQSPQRASPRGRRPPQSQQPGPSGNTQPPAPAPRRRRYRPGTKALMEIRKFQKSTELLIRKAPFSRLVREVCQSYGRSALRWQVFALMALQEAAEALLVLLFSDANLCAIHAKRVTIFPRDLQLARRIRGQDF